Proteins from a genomic interval of Candidatus Desulfofervidus auxilii:
- a CDS encoding sulfite exporter TauE/SafE family protein, with protein sequence MEYFLLPLIAFIIATLTSQAGVSGAFLLMPVQISLLGITSPIASAT encoded by the coding sequence TTGGAATATTTTTTATTACCTTTAATTGCCTTTATCATTGCTACTCTTACTTCACAGGCTGGAGTTTCAGGGGCATTTCTGCTTATGCCTGTTCAAATAAGCCTTTTGGGCATTACTTCTCCTATAGCAAGTGCTACCAA